The DNA window gggttacggcaacgcacaccctaaatagctttgatactagttaaccccaatgaataagtgtatgcaagtcactgtgtgtgcttgagatcttactgaaaacaatgcctacacatcaaattgttttcacctattacatatttccacttGTATCGCTGCACGTGAAtggaatagctctctctctctctctctctctctctctctctctctctctctctctctctctctcataatcctaattcaacattcctcttagctcttcacaacagacagatgagaaagtcggagtaatgagtggagagatttggtaaagcttccagatagtaagtgtgtgtgtgtgtgtgtgtgtgtgtgttggttacctGGGCAACGCTCCCCAGGTGAACCAAGCTACAGTGGTCGCCTCACTACCCACTCCACTAGTTTAGCtccccctgtgtttccagacccagagagtaAAGCAAAGCCAGAATCCACCACCAAGCTAGATAAATAACCCATTGCTATGTTAAATAAGTCAATAGTTAAGTGTACCCCAGTTCAGACAGCCCGCGACCTCCGGCGCCCACCATGATCCGGACCAAGACCCCTCACCCCATCAACTTCCGTCCCTTCCCGGGTCAACTagtcatgtagtagtagtagtagtagcagcaacagtgttatcattattacgagtgtgtgtgtgtgtgtgtgtgtgtgtgtgtgtgtgtgtgtgtgacggggtGCTCAACGTAGGATtaccctctatctctctttttcgctCTCTCTAATCGGCAAAGCTAGTCAGGGTAGAATCAACGACTCACAAACGTGTTTAGGGAGGGGGAAAAGTATAGTAAGTATAGTAAAGTATAGTATTGGTGATTTGGCAGCTTGATAAACGGGTTATATATGGAATTAGTTGTTGTAAGGGAGTGTGGGTTGGCTAAGTATACATCACAGTGCACAGCCTCAGAATAGTACAATGTTGGGTGTCCTGAACTGGAACGCACGCAAGAAGGTGAGACTGAGGAGAGATGAGCGTGTCTGTCTCCCATCCTCCCATTTCCTTAAGAAAATGTATAGTTTCTTTAGATTTTCCACCCAGTTTGTATTAGATTTCCTCAGATGACAATGAATTTCTCTATCTGAGGAAATTTTCTCGAAAAGTGAGAGTCCTGCTGGGCAGCGTACACCGACACTGAGGTGTACACTTCACCAACACGGCCTGCCTGACGGTCACCAGGCACCACAGCGTGTTGGGTGACGTCTGGTCCGTATCATCTGGTCAAATTAATTTACTCCGCAGATCCTGGGAACTATTGCACGGACATCCTGACTAATTGTGTTGATCGTGTGTCAATTCTGGGGGCAGTCCAGTGAACACCCTACGGCCTCGATCgcgtgtctatgtgtgtgtgtgtcagcgggCGGCCATGGGCAAGTCCAGCGGTGTGTCTGTCCGCACCGCTTCTTAAATCCTATTTGTTATGTGACTCATGTCTATCCATGAATGATGTGTTGTAATCAGTCTTTCtaattgttttcctcctcattgCTCCTTACAGCAGACTCTCCAGTGTTAAGTATCGTGTAAcagttatttcttttccctaagagagagagagagagagaagccagttTGAATAAGATGACAGGTTGCAGCAGGGCCGGGAAGGACTGACGTCTACCCAGcacagcaggcagcagcagacgGACAGTGAGTGGTGTCCATTGTGCGCTGTGGCTGGGCAGAGCTTAGGTGATGCGTTTTTACGTATTGGTAtgaataattttagtattattaatattgatatgttattattattattattattattattattattattattattgttagctaTATTTATCATAATCTTGTACTCTGGCGCGTAAtcactccttcattactttaaACAATAACACGTGGAGCTGTTTATCGTAACGAATGTTTGGTTGGCGTCCTCTAGCCCTTCTGAAGCActgttatattaaaaaaaaatgttacgttATACATTCCTTAGCTCCACAAGAGAGGCGTGTGGCAGAACCATTATGAGTCCACTATCATTAGCGGCCTTCCTGATAATCCtgatgccatttttttttttttttttttatcttaagaaCTGGCATAGGGACCTTTATCCCTCCCCATTGTTTCTTTCTAgaccagtttttcttttatattgagAAAGGGAAACATTGGTGGTCTGTGTCTCTACCGCCGCACTACTTGGGGGACGCCACACGCTGGAGTGAAGAGCGAGAACAGCTGATTGCGTTCCCGTGGTGACTCGTGAGGTGGTGAGATACTGGCGGTGGCTGGCTGTGGCTGTGTTTCCTGAGGGCGTGGAGAGTGACAGGTGGTAAGAGAAGGCGTGGGTGTGGAGTTGTTGAGGTAGAGGTGGTGGGAAAGGCTTGAAATAAGGTGGAAGGACTGCAGTAAAGAACACGTGCATGACTATTAGTAAAACAGCAGCGCTTCACCATCACAGCTGTCAGGGCGTGGCAAGGGAAGGCgtgggtgtggaggtggagaggaaggtcTGAGATAAGGTGGAAGGACTGCAGTAAAGAATACGTGCAGGGCTATTAGTAAAACAACAGCGCCTTACCATCACAGCTGTCTGGGCGTGGAGAGTTACTGATGGCAAGGGAAGGCGTGGGTGTGGAAGTGGTGAGGTAGTGTTGAGAAAAGCCTGTTATATGGTGGATGGACTGCAGTAAAGAACACGTGGCTATTACTAATTAAGCAACAGCAGCGCCTCACCACTACAGTTGTCAGTGCATGGTGTGACTCGCATTTCTAACCTCTTCACTGTGGTATTGAGTCACGCAGCGAATTATGCGGAGAACAGCAGTTGAGAAAAAAAGCTGTGATtggtaaaacaaaataacacaaaaaaacatcaatttgAGAAACATTATAACAGCGATGAGAGAAATACAACTTTTCATCCAGGGCAGTTAGCATTTCACCTAAACTAACTCATTATCAGCAAAAACTACCATTAAGCTTCCATTATGACAGGTGGACACAGCAGAATGGCACACAGCAGCGAGAACCAGCCGCCAATCTTCCCAAACAGCTTCTTGCAGGACTTCAATTTGACCTCCTGCAGTAGTACAAGTGACGAGGAGCAACCATGCCTGGCCTCGTGCAGGAGAACCCTCACATCCACCGCCAGAACTAGTACACCCAAGAGCCACAGAACCCCAAGGAGTCTTCATGAGTCTTGTGAcaggatggagaagagagaagtggcCAGTGTGAGCACAGAGTTTCAAGAGGCGAGGCTGACTGACACTACTGCTAGCTCCGATACTGaccaggaggtgtgtgtgtgtgtgtgtgtgtgtgtgtatttacctagttgtagttttacagggcctgggctttaagttcgtgtggccctgtctccatacctacacttatccaatttttctttaaagctgtgtgtgtgtgtgtgtgtgtgtgtgtgtgtgagagagaggtgaacttttccatttattttgacAAGTTAAATGTTCACcagtttcattttcattttatttaactttttctcttattttttcaagtGATAGGTGTGAGTGACAGCTGTTTTAACACTTTATCAGTGAAGTGACAGCTGCTTTAATCCTTTATCAGTGAAGTGACAGCTGTTTTAACCCTTTattcgtccttgtatggagtattcttcgcatgcttgggggggttccagtcacacagttttgttagggtggaatcaaaagcttttcgtctcatcaattcccctcctctgactgactgtcttcagcctctttctcactgctgaaatgttacatctctttttatcttttattgatattttcatgctaactgcacttctgatcttgctaactgcacaccttcctcctcctgcggcctcattgcacaaggctttctttatcctctcacccttattctatTCAACTCGttaatgaaagagttaaccagtactctcaatcattcatccctttcactggtaaactctggaactccctgcctgcttctgtatttccatctttctataattataTTTTAATCTTCAATCTATTTTAATTtccaagtttttatttatttatgtatttttattttatttatttatttttttcatcttttgttgcccttggccagttcccCGTCTtccataaaaacaaagaaaagaaaatggcagGTGATGGACTAAGACTGCTCTtctccacttaccaccacccctccctccatcactgcCTATCACTCATCCACTCCAGCCTTTGCTTCCACCCGTCACCCACAAGTCAAGCCCTCCattgggacacgtttttactctgagttttgagtatgactggacgattttattgcattaggaaggggctatggaggtcacaagattaatagccagagtttttgctattttaattcccacatgagtttctgaagctgtataagatcaaacagtaagtagaatagatattaaacaattttatttacattaggaagggtctatggaggtcagaagattaatggccacagtcttcactattttaatcccccacatgagtttctgaagctgtgtaaaatcagcaaatagtaaccagaatagatatgaaaatgtgtcatggtactgaagaggttaatgtagTAGTGAGCAGCTTTAGACAGACCGATGATATGTGACGTGTTGCTTTCCTGTGCTGCAGAGTCCCATGggctataccaccaccaccaccaccaccaccactactgccaccaccaccacctccactgctgctgctgccgccaacAGAGACACCCCATTCAGtcagtgtgtttctctctctctctctctctctctctctctctctctctctctctctctctctctctctctctctctctctctctctctctctctctctctctctactgtaatTGACTCACGGTTAAAATTGTTGATGACTAAACTACCTCAAAGATTTATCAGTTCTTTATAAATCCTCTTAAACATCATCGGAAGTTTACGAATCCTTTAAAAtggtcctttttttatatatatgtttttatttatttatttatctatttattttattgtttttatttttaccctGTGGACTTTTCAAGGgagtttctgggctaaaggggatattttttgtggtacctcttatctcaaaagcccacccgctaggaaaccgttgccccgagtgaggaagcccaacctacactcagaccgtggacaggatttgaacccatgcgcttggagacccatcGGACCCCTAAGCATgcctggttccactgtactctcAGAAAATTTATGGTTCCTTTTAAAATTAACACTTTGAACAATTTATTTTGATAAGTTAAATGTTTCAGTAcagtttcatttttatcttatttaattttttctctttttttttcaagtggcaAGTTTTAGTGACAGCTGTTTCAATCCTTTATTAGTGAAGTGACAGCTGTGTTAACCCTTTATCAGTGACGTGACAGCTGTGTCAACCCTTTATCAGTGAAGTGACAGCTGTGTTAACCCTTTATCAGTGAAGTAACAGCTGTTTTAACCCTTTATCAGTGAAGTGACAGCTGTTTCAACCCTTTATCAATGAAGTAACAGCTGTTTTAACCCTGTATTAGTGGAAGTGACAGtcagacaaacaataacaattaagAAGTCCTCATGTGAAGTGTTTCCCATCAGACAGCAAGCCATGGAGTGTGAAGGACATCTCATACCTGCTGGAGGGGATGCGGAGACAGCTGCCGAGGGTGGACAACAAGAGCTGCCTTCACACTGCCAAGAAGATCAACTGGGAGGACGTTGCCTTTGACTTCTACACGGCTGAGGACTGCAGGAAAGCTTTCGAGTTCCTTCTCAGTAACATTAAGCTGGTGAAGTGAGTTGAGGTGGTTGCCaggcccctgtgtgtgtgtgtgtgtgtgtatttaccaaattgtaacatacgggaaaggagctacgctcgtactgtcccgtctccatatctactaatgtccaacttttcttaaaatcatgaacattccttgcgttgaccacttccacatccAAACTATTCCATTCTTCCacacttctatgagggaagctatattttttcacatctttcctataagtggccatctttagtttttttccatgccctttcGACACTCTTTCACCTAAAATTTGGTGTGGGGTCGTCATGGTAAACACGGGGCCATCGTAGTCAGGGGCTGTCTTGACCAGGAAACGTTGACGCTTGTTTATGACTGtaaagttgaattttcatattacaactTGCtgacttcctttatttattttcatgctgaatgcagtatatcaaagaaaaactccCTGGCTCAGATAAGAGTGTgcggtgctggcttgatggagtcacatgaggatgtggtgacgcttgattctgaccacgagaagttgaattttcattatattacattttgcttactttcctgctttattttcctatcttttatagttatagcataatTAGTAGtgtatatagtaatagtatgcaaaaagtaaaaaaattagtggaaaatataatttttttggtcttgggaggtggtttggaacgaattataattacttcaataagaatacatgtattttgatgaTTTGGAGTAAGAACGTtttggaataagaaaaaaattttgaacggattaagattgtattccaaggcaccagtgtagttgtatttacctgttgtattgtacaggcttcgagcggggctcatagtgtcctgtctccatatctccatttatcttgtttttccttaaagttatgcacattatgtgcataactttaaggaacctgtaagtgtgtgtgtgtgtgtgtgtgtgtgtgtttatgtgtctgtATGTGAGTCCAAACTCTCTACCTCTCATCTCTTTGCATAAAACAAGAACATgactatatttctctctctctctctctctctctctctctctctctctctctctctctctctctctctctctctctctctctctctctctctctctctctctctctctctctctctctctctcttcctcttcctcttcctcttcctcactacatttacctctctttctccctctcctccctcagaaCAATGACAGCTGTGATTGCAGAGTTACAAGACAAAGTGCCAAGTGGTAAGCTGAAGGCAAGTCTTATCCTGCAGCCACGCCAGCAGTTTGTGAGGGACTTTGCAAGGAAGAACAAGGGAGTGGTGGCTGGGGTAGGTGtcaagctgtagaaaatcactaagcagtaaccagagtgaatgtggaaatgcattgtggtactgaagggtttaagagtgtttttatgggtcTAGTGATAGGTTAATACTTGCAGCAAAGAGGTCAATCTGTTTTCCAGGGGTATAATgtggttttaagagtgtttctaatctcttcagtactgggacacatttttaccttgcgatttgtgtaccattagaccattttattgacattaggaagggtgtatggaggtcagaagattaatggccacagtcttcactatttttaccccttcagtactgagacaaatttttaccttgagatttgtgtacctttagatcattttattgacattatgaagggtctgctaaggtcagaagattaagggtCGGAGtcctcactgttttaatccccacataagtttctgaagctgtgtaaaatcaccaaatagtaatcttCAGTAGCatgtgtcatgctactgaagggattaaaagacaTTGTATGCTTGAAAACAGATCGACTTATTTGCTGCAACTATTAACCTATCACTAgagccacaaaaacacccttaaaaacactcttaaaacacatTGTACCCCTGGAAACAGATTGACTTATTCACTCCAACACTaggaccacaaaaacaccattaaaaacactcttaaaacacatTGTACCCCTGGAAACAGATTCATTGCAACACTAGGACcagaaaaacaccattaaaacactcttaaaacacatTGTACCCCTGGAAACAGATTGACTTATTTGCCGCAAGTGCTGAGGCGTGGAGGAACCTGCCAGCTGATGAGAAGGAACAATACAGGAGAGATTACATCGCTgccaaggagaaggagattgCCTGCATGTAAGCCCTGTGTGTCTGAGTGAGTCTTGGTTAAGTGTGATAAGTTTGTAtatgtgtttacctagttgcagttttacagggcctggatattatgctggtgtggccctgtttccatatctacatttgtccaACATTTCtataaagctatgcacactctttgctgacactaCACCTCCACGCAGGTTATTCCATGCTACTATACttctttgtggaaagctgaatTTTGTCATGTCCTTGAAGCATTTTCCCATCCTCAACTTTTTACTATGACATCTTACGCTTCTACTGGTGACTTCATCTCTTAATAATAATTCCTCTTTATctactgtttgtttgtgtgtgtgtgtgtgtgtgtgtgtgtgtgtgtgtgtgtgtgtgtgtgtgtgtgtaatgagttatttttacctttccaGGACAGTTGACGAACCTCCAGTACGTCCCAAGATTCCCTTCGAGGTGTGTGAGTGTTGCCTGTCCTCTCTTTGTCTCATGCCTATATTCGtaaacactctgctctctcacctcgactgttttccaaggatgcagagatgactagcagggttcccaagagtgtttctcctgttaataatgcagaaatattgttTAGGtgttactagaaccataaaaatacccttaaataCACTGCAATCTTAAAAGAAAGTACTGTAACATAACTAGTACATAGATATTGAAGTGTTTTGAGTTActttgtctttctccctcccagctgttAAAAGTGAAATGTTCCAATACATGACGGCCTTATCACACTGCAAGCTTAGCGGAGAGTACTGTAACAATTGACCGCATGAATATTGAAGCGTTGTGATGTATCCTTGTctgtctcccttcttcctccctcccagctgttaatcccttcagtaccatgatggattttcatatttattctattgAGCTTCAGAAATTGATGTAGGgataaaaatattgaagactggccattaatcttctgacctagatagacccttcctaatgtaaagaaaGTCGTCTGATCACACCAAAAAACTCATGCTAGGTGTTTTGATGTATCCTTGTGTCTCCCTCCCAGCTGTATTATGAGGAGCTGTGCAAGAGGAAGGGCAAGAAGAACCTGGATTTGAAGGCAGTGGCGAGGCAAAGGTACAGAGAAATGAATCCTAAGAAGAAGTTGAAGTATATCGCCATGTCTGCCACGGAACTGTACACTTTTGaggttggtgttgtggtgttgtggtggtgcatgTGTCTATGGTGTATTTTCACgctgtattttttctcctttgaatTTTTGgggtttatttattaattgattgattttttttctttttatcttctattttttttatgtatgttgtttttggtttgttcttcttggtgtgtgtatgtgtgcgtgtgcatgtgtgcgtgtgtgcgtacgtgCATTGCTTCATTTGAACCATCAGTTTTGCCATCAAgctgaaaaacaaacacaaggtgACCACAATGAACTACTCAAGCTGTGACAATGACTAGAAATAATGTATAGTTTAGAATAGCAGTTGATACAGTGAAAATATACATAAGGTGACGACAGAGAGGCTTAAGAATG is part of the Portunus trituberculatus isolate SZX2019 chromosome 2, ASM1759143v1, whole genome shotgun sequence genome and encodes:
- the LOC123505793 gene encoding nucleolar transcription factor 1-B-like, yielding MAHSSENQPPIFPNSFLQDFNLTSCSSTSDEEQPCLASCRRTLTSTARTSTPKSHRTPRSLHESCDRMEKREVASVSTEFQEARLTDTTASSDTDQESPMGYTTTTTTTTTTATTTTSTAAAAANRDTPFNSKPWSVKDISYLLEGMRRQLPRVDNKSCLHTAKKINWEDVAFDFYTAEDCRKAFEFLLSNIKLVKTMTAVIAELQDKVPSGKLKASLILQPRQQFVRDFARKNKGVVAGIDLFAASAEAWRNLPADEKEQYRRDYIAAKEKEIACMTVDEPPVRPKIPFELYYEELCKRKGKKNLDLKAVARQRYREMNPKKKLKYIAMSATELYTFELQAAKHLLQQPQWVVPAQRGPSREDSELYLKSLGMPNRPPNTASILYYHQKMKEGKFDSIHKSMRFFHAIDQFRKLNEHKKRKYREKHKQMVQEYSKEYENWRKNQNEVVRSLADRLFGKKQVLPSGTLCWLQESSQMREEAAPSETRLEKVSVCAGRQRGPAATTTGNTRL